The sequence CATCAAAAGTTCTCCTAATCTGCTTAAGggaacagatacctgtaaacggccatattttccctgattttcataaaaaatttttaaatgaggaagccaaaataatttttttcaaaattggcatacagtttatttatacattagaaaaatataaacatttttttttatttgaatcatttaaaatggcggatgtacactcaattcttccaggaaggtcgcagcggggctctcaatcggcgggcattgtatcATCGGCGTCAGtgccttaataaaaaaaaaaaaaatttttttgtttactaatgtcataatttctatatgaattaaacaaaaatggaaagaaaaaaattcgccgaataaaaaacttcaaaaaaaaaaaattaattttggggcgaattttcgtactatttttgcttcgaaaaataattttttagaaaaatgttcgaaaacttgtattcacatagaaagtaatattataaaaaagaggTGTGAGAGAGAGATCGGTCAAtaccttttcgagttatcgtgtacgccaattcgaaaaatgtagtttagagaaaaacgcgtctaaagtcggcaacgtaacgcaaaaaataaagtcgtcacggttgacgatctataatataagaaatactgaaGTTTACGTTCAAAAATTTCGTTGcctacatattcttaaaggaatatattaacattttatgaaaaaaaaaaaaaagattttttttcgaaagtttaCAAATTATGCGAATTAAGTCTAGTTGtcaatccgcattagttgcactCACTAcctgagataattccgaattaagtcgttaatcccgattaccaccaccgtctgtctaggctataaaCTACTTtaaagccatttctaggggatTAATGTGAgactgtttcaatttttttatcggcgacatttttcgttatattattttttactttcaatgcaatttaattGACCCCCTTAATGCTTGTAGTTTATTTCGTATAGCTGTTCCTCGTCCGTGCTTAATGTTGCATGATTAGTTACAGAAAACTCATTTCTTAGCAGTTtctatatgtttttattttttttggtaaattaatTAGAGTTCACTGAGAACTAATTTTAGTTTTCGCTTGGGTCGTATTTTTACTGTAGCTGGAactgctttaaattaaaaacagttgacgtaaataatttaaaacatttgaaaaatatattttatttatttagatttgttttataaagattttggatttattttataaaaaaattttataaaccaaaaaaatacaatatttaaaacaaaatttttacatacattacTTTTACATATACTTTTgctcatattttattattatttttatcttttttttgttgtttttacttttgccacttgatttttgaaaaacaaaattggattggATTACTTGATTTGATTGGTTTGATGCTGAATTGTAACGAATTGATGGACGACAGTACCACCGACAATAATGCATGTCACAATGATCATATAAACACCAAAGAAGAGGAGGTCTACCAAGACTTGTGTGCTTTACAAAGGTCCAGTAGAAGTCAGGTACTGATTTGACGTTTATTAcactttctttattctttattgcaattttttttgtgtaattattaaaatatgattttttaattaaaactttaaattcaaaatatacttacaaatataattaCTAAATATATCGCATGAATTTTGTTCATTCGTTGCCTGCATTTATTCAGTAAAaccaaagaaaacaaatttttttccaaattttactaattaataactttttctttaaacaaatcGTACTCAGATCTCTTCGGCGACCAGTTTTGAGCAACGCGATTATGTCATACGCGAACTGATCGATACCGAATCGAATTATTTAGATGTACTGAATGCGTTAAAGGCAAAATTTATGGCGCCACTCGAACGTTACCTTAACCCAGAAGAGATTAGGCAAATATTTCCACGCATACGTGTGAGTCCTGAACgccttgtatttatttattttattatgtgtGTTAATCTTCCTTTAACTTACCTTTTCAGGAACTGGCTGACATACATACAAAGTTTCTCGAAAAACTGCGCGATTCTCTATTGCCCAATACCAAACTGAAAATGAGCCAGGTATTTTTGGAGTTTCGTGAACCATTTCTACTCTACGGCGATTACTGTTCATGTCTGTTGGGAGCCATCGATGCGTTGGCTGATGTATGCAAGAAGAATCAGATTATAGAGCAACTTGTGCAGGTGAGGCTTTCTGCTTTGATATATTTCggcgaaaataattttattattttttgtaatatataattttgtttagcaATGCGAGCGAGAATATAATGTGGGTAAATTGCAACTGCGCGATATTCTTTCCGTGCCTATGCAGCGAATTCTCAAGTACCATCTACTATTAGATAAGCTAGTCAAAGAAACCTCACCGGTGAGTAAAATTAACTTAGATTAAGTTAATgttgcggtcgccgtagccgaatgggttggtgggtgactaccattcggaattcgaagATCTTAGGTTCggatctccgtgaaacaccaaaaagaaaagaagacgttttttctaatagcggcaatggcaaacttctcaTAAAAGTGTCAGCCGTTTctcaaatggaaggacctacagttttattttattttttattttatttatttatttattgtctttgaatggatacattcttacagactatattaagctaatgtacaatagtttattagttactaagaaaagaacgatttaagatgattgactaagatgccatacggccatgtaaaatcagcaccagaagaattgaaaaacatatttaaatctgaacatgccctaggaatcggagcatttatcccatagttggttctcgagaagccaattttaaaggtttcgtactgtcggagcctcatattgggtatattaaattgaattttacttaagagggaaggacaatcaatagatccagaaataatacgaataataaatgagcacgatagaatagaccgtctgctatcaagtggttttaagtcaattagtaaacatcgagagcggtacgatggtacaggttcagaaaagtttaaagatcggagcgcaaaacgaagaaagactttctgcactctctcaatccgattagacagacctatttggtacggtctccaaataatagcggcatactctaatcttgatctaacaaaagcacaatacaatgttttgagagtgtgtgggttggtaaatgcagaacaatttcggcgaacgaatgctagcatcgcatatgatcgtcttatgacgtggttaacatggctggtgaaattcagcttagagtcgaaaataacgcctaagtctttaatttcctcaacggattgcaaaggtaagccagcaatattatacgaagtatgcaaagtgttgtttgatttagcatattttacgtgaaagcatttgctaatatttagtgacagatggtttaaatagcaccagttccggacattgtgcaagtcggtttgcaacttttcagagtccctaacactgttaatcaccgcaaatattttaagatcatcagcatacaacaagtgttctgcaaacgaaaagcaagaaccaatatcgttaataaaaagtataaagaggaggggtcctagaatacttccctgtgggacaccggaggatgcaataaatgcacgggatgtcgtattatcgacggctacaacgcagtgtctgttggacaaatatgatttgatccaagacaaaaaagtggagtgtatacccaatgatgcaagcttcgacaagagtattcggtgcgatactttgtcaaacgctttagagaagtctgtataaattgcatcaacttgagatctgttctggaaggctgaaatgcagtaatcattgaaaatagacaagttagtgacagtggagcgacttgcaacgaaaccatgttggttggtagatattaggcctttgacagcaaaatataacttatcatttactgttatctcaaaaagttttgagacagacgaaagcttcgaaatcggtctgtaattgctaacatcgtttttatttccactcttaaatataggcgtaatggaagtaaatttccagtcgtcaacaaagataccagaggacaacgatttattgaatataattgtaagaggctcagcgagacacaagcaattcttcagcaaaatgcccgaaaggccatccgagtcagttttcgttgtagacttaagcttcgtaatacccgactccgaatggcagatatttttatgaagagctttttcttatataaagggttttccaataagaggtgttattttgatattcaaagaaaaatgctattttttaatataaatgatcggatgttaatttcattataaacaggaaggtatgctgttaatagtggaaaataaaatcaggcaaatgaccaccacgatcacgcttacaggacaatatccttttcatgaaattttccataaccgaattgcaaagtggtcctatgtcctcaatagcctcacgaattccatctttgaggtcttcaaTCGACGCTGGGCTGCTGGCGTAGACCTtgtctttcacgtggccccaacggtaaaagtcacaaggtgttaaatcacaagatctcggtggccaattgtgaccacctcttcgagagataacacggcccggaaactttacccgtaaaagatcaatggtttcgttgcttgtgtggcacttagcaccgtcttgttgaaaataaacgttgcccagatcaataccatccaattccggccataaaaaatcgttaatcatctctcgatggcgcaatccattcatcaattacacctgttattggaaacgcCTTTATAAATACCATCTAATCTCTTTACATTCCATAGACTTTATGACCTTGTTTTTTGCACACcccttatttttattcaaaatacaaattccaATCATTGCAGGTGCACGAAGATTATCGCGCATTAGAGCGTGCCAAAGAGGCAATGATTGACGTGTCTCAATATATCAACGAAGTGAAACGCGATTCTGATCACTTAGTGATCATACAGAAAGTTAAAGTGAGTtcaacagcaattttttcacaaacatgcttttgaattttaaaatatttttatatgctatTGGTTTTTGCTTACAGGACAGCATAGTCGATTTGCATCTCTTACCAAATGGTAGCAACGATCTCCTACAATATGGCCGTCTGCTGTTGGACGGTGAATTGCATATAAAAGCGCATGAAGATCAGAAGACGAAGTTACGCTATGCATTCGTTTTCGATAAAATACTGATTCTGGTAAAGCCATTGCATGCAAAGATGGGCGACATGCAGTATACATATCGCGATTCGCATTACCTCTCTGATTATCGGGTGGAACAGAGTCATACGCGGCGTACCTTGGGTAGGGATACACGTTTCAAGTGCCAGCTACTGTTGGCGCGCAAATCTGGCAAAACAGCTTTTACGCTCTATTTGAAATCGGAACCGGAACGAGATAAATGGCGCAAAGCGCTCACTGAGGCGATGTAAGTTGgatgtaaaattaatatttttgtcgatttaattaattcttttgaattttttttacgatCAAGGGAGAACTTGGACCCACCTGGTTGTCGCAATACAGACCacaaaatggaaattttcacaTTTGATGTACCCACAACATGCCGGCATTGTTCAAAGTTTCTAAAAGGCCGAATACATCAGGTGAATGGTTATTCAAATAATAGGATTAACCTGTAtctaaaaagtttttataatttttctaaaaaattaaaattatcttttcttttaatttttttttaattttctaaaagttttgcatttattttctaaaacttttccattatttctgtaaaactattattgttattattatttttctgaaatttgttaattttttcattattttgcttttcttttaattttctcaattttctaaattttgttttcgttttttttctaaaatattttaatttctaaaaaaatgtctttctttttctaaaatttgttcattaattttcttaaattttctttgttaatattttctttatttaaaatttttttccattatttttctaaaattgtttcatttttttttctaaaatattttcataatttttctaaaatattttcattatttttctaaaatattttcattatttttctaaaatatttttattattttgctataattacttcattattatttggtgttttttttaatttttctcattatttttctaaaatttcttcattatttaaacaaatttttttttaattgtttcataatgtttttttaattttttcattgtttttttaattttttcatttgtttttctaaaatattttcattttttttctaaaacgttttcattaattttctaaaatattttcattcttttttttttagttttttcattatttatttattttaatttttctcactatttttttctaaatattttcattattttactgaaatttgtttattattatttttttttaattttttcattatatttttaaaatatttctattatttttctaagatttttcattatttttctaaaatcttttaatttttttttaattttgttattattcttcttttttttaatttttcacattttttcattatttttctaaaatcctttcattatttttctaaacattatccataatttttcaacaattttttcattatatttcgaatattatttttctaaattttttttgttaatattttcattaattttttgttaatatttttattgttttttttttttaatattttcattattgttctaaaatatttccataacttttttataattttatcatttttttttttaatttttctcattatttttcttaatttttttccattatttttctgaaatattttcattattttactaaaatttgatatcatttttctaaatttgtctcattatttttctaagatttttcattatttttctaaaatcttttacttttttttaattttgttattattcttcttttttttaatttttcacattttttcattatttttctaaaatcctttcattatttttctaaacattatccataatttttcaacaattttttcattatatttcgaatattatttttctaaattttttttgttaatattttcattaattttttgttaatatttttattgtttttttttaatattttcattattgttctaaaatatttccataacttttttataatattatcatttttttttttaatttttctcattatttttcttaattttttttccattatttttctgaaatattttcattattttactaaaatttgatatcatttttctaaatttgtctcattatttttctaaaatatttccattatttttctaaaatttgttcaatatttttctagaatcttttaattttttcatgacttttttttaattcttttcattatttttctaaaattctttcattatttttctaaaaattttccattattttttaaaaaattctgtcATTATATTTCgaacattttttcattatttttctaaaattttctagGGGTATCGTTGCAAAGTATGTGAAATTGCTGTGCACAAAGGTTGTATATCGTCAACAGGCCGTTGCAAGCAAAATCCTCTCAGCATACCGCCTCCAGTTTGCGATCGTCAGCTCGCAGGGTTTAATtggtaagaaaaagaaaatacggTTTTGTAATTCTTTTTTGGGTACAAATAttgaatgtatatttttatttaaaaataagggAGTAAATCCACTTTTCCAGGaaacacttttaataaaaatacttatcgGCATGTTTTCAATTAAACTTTGGaccttttcctattttttaccTCTGTGATGAAATGCAAGGCAAACTTCAAATTTAACCTTTCCAGCTGTATCGGTTCACAATATTTTTGGATCCTAATTAACCATTTGGTACCCGACTATGAAGTGGTCATGAAGTGCATCACAATGGCAGATGAGATTTAGGCATAGTTTTACGATCCATTTACTGACTAATCCAGCGAACGTGCGGAAGAgagaaaaaattgtagtaaGGTTAGGttgcctggttggcaataaaccacacatagaccttttggtccgaaacgataccagatggagaccgacctctatgaatattGAAAGTAGACATAATgca comes from Anastrepha ludens isolate Willacy chromosome 3, idAnaLude1.1, whole genome shotgun sequence and encodes:
- the LOC128857403 gene encoding protein vav isoform X2; translation: MANNSNSSGGGVSGGVLGAAGGGSAGGNNDLWRECVAWLTRCKIIPPDHKANWPDSEIRVLALTLRDGVLLCNLVIYLDSNSMDPRDFNRKPQMAQFLCCKNIKLFLDVCRNHFGLRDSDLFEPTMLYDLINFHRVLITLSKLSQCRKVQQLHPDLIGFNIQLSPSERSHSDEAIYKDLHSTTTDNNACHNDHINTKEEEVYQDLCALQRSSRSQISSATSFEQRDYVIRELIDTESNYLDVLNALKAKFMAPLERYLNPEEIRQIFPRIRELADIHTKFLEKLRDSLLPNTKLKMSQVFLEFREPFLLYGDYCSCLLGAIDALADVCKKNQIIEQLVQQCEREYNVGKLQLRDILSVPMQRILKYHLLLDKLVKETSPVHEDYRALERAKEAMIDVSQYINEVKRDSDHLVIIQKVKDSIVDLHLLPNGSNDLLQYGRLLLDGELHIKAHEDQKTKLRYAFVFDKILILVKPLHAKMGDMQYTYRDSHYLSDYRVEQSHTRRTLGRDTRFKCQLLLARKSGKTAFTLYLKSEPERDKWRKALTEAMENLDPPGCRNTDHKMEIFTFDVPTTCRHCSKFLKGRIHQGYRCKVCEIAVHKGCISSTGRCKQNPLSIPPPVCDRQLAGFNWFVGTMDRETAASRLENRRVGTYLLRVRPQGASNSHETMYALSLKTDDHIIKHMKINQKTEGDSILYCLSSRRHFKTIVELVSYYERNDLGENFAGLNQLLQWPYREVIATAVYDFDPNGINQLQLKTGCQLLVIGKDGDSKGWWRGKIGDTFLVNNTSGK
- the LOC128857403 gene encoding protein vav isoform X4 codes for the protein MLYDLINFHRVLITLSKLSQCRKVQQLHPDLIGFNIQLSPSERSHSDEAIYKDLHSTTTDNNACHNDHINTKEEEVYQDLCALQRSSRSQISSATSFEQRDYVIRELIDTESNYLDVLNALKAKFMAPLERYLNPEEIRQIFPRIRELADIHTKFLEKLRDSLLPNTKLKMSQVFLEFREPFLLYGDYCSCLLGAIDALADVCKKNQIIEQLVQQCEREYNVGKLQLRDILSVPMQRILKYHLLLDKLVKETSPVHEDYRALERAKEAMIDVSQYINEVKRDSDHLVIIQKVKDSIVDLHLLPNGSNDLLQYGRLLLDGELHIKAHEDQKTKLRYAFVFDKILILVKPLHAKMGDMQYTYRDSHYLSDYRVEQSHTRRTLGRDTRFKCQLLLARKSGKTAFTLYLKSEPERDKWRKALTEAMENLDPPGCRNTDHKMEIFTFDVPTTCRHCSKFLKGRIHQGYRCKVCEIAVHKGCISSTGRCKQNPLSIPPPVCDRQLAGFNWFVGTMDRETAASRLENRRVGTYLLRVRPQGASNSHETMYALSLKTDDHIIKHMKINQKTEGDSILYCLSSRRHFKTIVELVSYYERNDLGENFAGLNQLLQWPYREVIATAVYDFDPNGINQLQLKTGCQLLVIGKDGDSKGWWRGKIGDTVGYFPKEYVQEHPPISDEL
- the LOC128857403 gene encoding protein vav isoform X1 yields the protein MANNSNSSGGGVSGGVLGAAGGGSAGGNNDLWRECVAWLTRCKIIPPDHKANWPDSEIRVLALTLRDGVLLCNLVIYLDSNSMDPRDFNRKPQMAQFLCCKNIKLFLDVCRNHFGLRDSDLFEPTMLYDLINFHRVLITLSKLSQCRKVQQLHPDLIGFNIQLSPSERSHSDEAIYKDLHSTTTDNNACHNDHINTKEEEVYQDLCALQRSSRSQISSATSFEQRDYVIRELIDTESNYLDVLNALKAKFMAPLERYLNPEEIRQIFPRIRELADIHTKFLEKLRDSLLPNTKLKMSQVFLEFREPFLLYGDYCSCLLGAIDALADVCKKNQIIEQLVQQCEREYNVGKLQLRDILSVPMQRILKYHLLLDKLVKETSPVHEDYRALERAKEAMIDVSQYINEVKRDSDHLVIIQKVKDSIVDLHLLPNGSNDLLQYGRLLLDGELHIKAHEDQKTKLRYAFVFDKILILVKPLHAKMGDMQYTYRDSHYLSDYRVEQSHTRRTLGRDTRFKCQLLLARKSGKTAFTLYLKSEPERDKWRKALTEAMENLDPPGCRNTDHKMEIFTFDVPTTCRHCSKFLKGRIHQGYRCKVCEIAVHKGCISSTGRCKQNPLSIPPPVCDRQLAGFNWFVGTMDRETAASRLENRRVGTYLLRVRPQGASNSHETMYALSLKTDDHIIKHMKINQKTEGDSILYCLSSRRHFKTIVELVSYYERNDLGENFAGLNQLLQWPYREVIATAVYDFDPNGINQLQLKTGCQLLVIGKDGDSKGWWRGKIGDTVGYFPKEYVQEHPPISDEL
- the LOC128857403 gene encoding protein vav isoform X3, which translates into the protein MANNSNSSGGGVSGGVLGAAGGGSAGGNNDLWRECVAWLTRCKIIPPDHKANWPDSEIRVLALTLRDGVLLCNLVIYLDSNSMDPRDFNRKPQMAQFLCCKNIKLFLDVCRNHFGLRDSDLFEPTMLYDLINFHRVLITLSKLSQCRKVQQLHPDLIGFNIQLSPSERSHSDEAIYKDLHSTTTDNNACHNDHINTKEEEVYQDLCALQRSSRSQISSATSFEQRDYVIRELIDTESNYLDVLNALKAKFMAPLERYLNPEEIRQIFPRIRELADIHTKFLEKLRDSLLPNTKLKMSQVFLEFREPFLLYGDYCSCLLGAIDALADVCKKNQIIEQLVQQCEREYNVGKLQLRDILSVPMQRILKYHLLLDKLVKETSPVHEDYRALERAKEAMIDVSQYINEVKRDSDHLVIIQKVKDSIVDLHLLPNGSNDLLQYGRLLLDGELHIKAHEDQKTKLRYAFVFDKILILVKPLHAKMGDMQYTYRDSHYLSDYRVEQSHTRRTLGRDTRFKCQLLLARKSGKTAFTLYLKSEPERDKWRKALTEAMENLDPPGCRNTDHKMEIFTFDVPTTCRHCSKFLKGRIHQGYRCKVCEIAVHKGCISSTGRCKQNPLSIPPPVCDRQLAGFNWFVGTMDRETAASRLENRRVGTYLLRVRPQGASNSHETMYALSLKTDDHIIKHMKINQKTEGDSILYCLSSRRHFKTIVELVSYYERNDLGENFAGLNQLLQWPYREVIATAVYDFDPNGINQLQLKTGCQLLVIGKDGDSKGWWRGKIGDTKK